A stretch of the Notamacropus eugenii isolate mMacEug1 chromosome 2, mMacEug1.pri_v2, whole genome shotgun sequence genome encodes the following:
- the LOC140525122 gene encoding sn-1-specific diacylglycerol lipase ABHD11-like — MSACVVSRGRHAEQERLGAEPPFAGVSAGIHGYLAGRKAARSMWRWGRAWRGLWGVALKPPLPSPGLGLAGRRAAHASGSPRPVPLSYKLLDSADSRPALVFLHGLFGSKTNFQTIGRSLQQQTGRRVLIVDARNHGESPHSPDSSYEAMSADMEALLPQLGLAPCVLIGHSMGGKTAMTLALQKPELVERLISVDISPLPNTVVLDFPSYLEAMKAVQIPEELSLSQARKVADQQLSPVIQDSTIRQFLLTNLVESSTGQFEWRVNIEALIQQMDKILDFPQLQKSYPGPTLFLSGAKSTFIQPSHYSEIKRLFPQAQILSIPGAGHWIHADQPQDFMTNVKRFLA; from the exons ATGAGCGCATGCGTGGTGTCACGTGGGCGACACGCGGAGCAGGAACGGCTAGGGGCGGAGCCGCCTTTTGCCGGGGTCAGCGCGGGGATTCACGGTTATCTGGCGGGCCGGAAGGCAGCTCGGAGCATGTGGCGCTGGGGCCGGGCCTGGAGGGGCCTCTGGGGCGTGGCCTTGAAGCCCCCGCTGCCTTCCCCGGGGCTCGGCCTCGCAGGGCGTCGGGCCGCGCACGCGAGCGGCAGCCCCAG GCCGGTGCCCCTCTCCTACAAGCTGCTGGACTCGGCGGACAGCCGCCCGGCCCTGGTCTTCCTGCACGGCCTGTTCGGCAGCAAAACCAACTTCCAGACCATCGGCAGGAGCCTGCAGCAGCAGACGGGCCGCAGG GTGCTGATAGTGGATGCTCGGAACCATGGAGAGAGCCCTCACAGCCCTGACTCCAGCTACGAGGCCATGAGCGCAGACATGGAGGCCCTTCTGCCCCAGCTTGGCCTGGCTCCCTGCGTCCTCATCGGACACAGCATGGGGGGCAAGACAGCCATGACACTGGCACTACAGAAG CCAGAGCTGGTGGAGCGTCTCATCTCAGTGGACATCAGCCCATTGCCTAACACAGTCGTCTTAGACTTCCCTTCCTACTTGGAAGCCATGAAGGCTGTACAGATCCCTGAGGAGCTGTCCCTCTCTCAGGCGCGCAAAGTAGCGGACCAGCAGCTTAGTCCTGTCATCCAG GATTCTACGATACGGCAGTTCCTCCTCACCAATCTCGTGGAATCCAGCACTGGGCAGTTCGAGTGGAGGGTCAACATTGAAGCCCTGATCCAGCAGATGGACAAGATCCTGGACTTCCCCCAGCTCCAGAAATCCTACCCTGGCCCCACACTCTTCCTCAGCGGTGCTAAGTCCACATTCATCCA GCCTAGTCATTACTCCGAGATCAAGCGTCTGTTCCCTCAAGCTCAGATCCTGTCCATCCCAGGGGCCGGCCACTGGATCCATGCTGACCAACCCCAAGACTTCATGACCAATGTTAAACGCTTCCTGGCCTAG